From the genome of Pleuronectes platessa chromosome 19, fPlePla1.1, whole genome shotgun sequence:
agcacttcttcttcttcttgtttgaaGGTACACTGACATCCGTCTTATGCTGTACTGCTGCCACCTACTGACCACAGTGGGAAACTACATGGACAGATTTGGACATAATTGAACAACTGTTGATAAAGCAAGGGGATACGGTAGGGCAATCATATGTCTACAAAGTTTCAGTAAtaagttaaaaaagtaaaataggtGGAGTGTAGTCAATCTAACATGTTAGTTAGGTGAACTGGTCAGCAGTTGGTGGTAATTACCTTCACTCAAGAATAGTGACTCCCTATTGGTTGAGCCAACTAAacagcctactgcgcacatgtgaccattgcgcacatcctgcgcagacgCCTAGTGCGCAGGAATtacgcgcgcagttttttttttttattattaatttaattaaattttcctttatttctgtttttatatttaattcatttaatttattacattaaatCCTGCCAATTTCAAGCGCTCATTTTATTCAAGACCCTCGTATTTGATGACCATCACTCTACCAACTAGGCCACTCCACCTGCTGATTTAACTCAGGAACTAAGCACATCAAGAAGATGAaaatattattgtgtgtgtgtgtttgtgtctatatTTGAAAGCCTAACTTAGAagttactttttatattttgggattttagatactggatgatttaacatgctttcaAAACCTtatgttagagaataacccagtagtttccaaccttcttcgtcttctgacgccttacaagaatcacagtctgctgcagcctctttccatgtgatgtcctgaggctgccccctgctggctgctgggttcctctgctgctcctgcttggtttgtgcagcttgtgattaactaaagttgttgTACAAAATGCTGTACAACATACTGTAAAACATGCTTAATAACATACTGAACAACATACGGTACAACATACTTTTGTGCAATGAAAAAGATTGCAAGCAGAAAAAAGATAGAAAGGGGGTATTGTCAAAATAGATGTGTTTTCTATAGAGGTTCAACTCTTTTATATTCAGACCCACCAAGTACCCTCAGTGTTTGAATTGGtcccaaagaaaaaaaagaagaagaaaaatcggAAGATTATTATCATTAGGGCCCCaggcactgacaggcactgacagacagtgatgccctattgaaattgtaatatcACACAAAACAGACGCTGTAGGGATTAACTCGCACCAGGGGATGGCAGTAGAAGGTCCATATCAGGGATGCAAGCTGCCGGTAAACCCCAAAGAAGAAGACGAATAGGAAGCatcagcaggagaagaagaagaagaagcagcgtcaacaacaaactgaaacATAATGTGACAGCAGCCAGTCGAGCTGCTGATCACTAACCAGCTGTCAGTCAAGTCCAGAGAAAAGTGGGGTAGTTATAAGGTGAGGTTCTGTCTTTACTGTGATGTGCACCGTGTGTCACACAGACTCTATCAGCTCCGTTATGATCTGGTGTCGTGTTGGGACTCCTCGGCTGTTGAACGTCATTAGCtacagatgaagatgaagctCTAATGTGCACGAGCAGAAATGAACCTGGTTTCATTGGattcacttttctcttttttgacATGTCATGGCTGTTTAATAAGTGGCCACTGTCCACCGGAGGAGAAGCTCCTAGCGGCTGAACGACACGTCAGCGGCGGGAGGGGTTCAGAAATACATAACAGCATTAGCAAGTCGAGGCTAAGGCTAAACCATACACTGTATATGGGCTAAACCTGGCTATTAGCACTAAGTTCAATGTAAGCTCGTGACAGACGGATAGTGACAGGATAGTAAACATTGACAGCTTTATAACCACGTTGAGATCTTGATACTAGATGcagagtcagtcagtcagtcagtcagtcagtcattcacTCAGTTAGTTAAAGGAGCTTACAATAACAAATTTTGGCTAATTCCAAATTTGTAGCTTTATTCCAACTTGTTTTCACGCCTTAAATGTGCTCAACCATCGTAATTATATTAAGAACTTCACTTCAGtgttttgtatatttaagtgcattgtgtgtgttggtcacagTGGAACTCAAGATGATTGCCATGCTGCAgtcagtgtgtggttgtgtagaTTATGTAACACTGCAGTTAACAGTAGTTGATTACTTTTACTCCGGTGCCCCTTAAATATCATCAACCAATATCCAGCTAATCACAAAAACCACATTAATAACTCAACATGCTTCTTTAGAGAACTTAAAGATCAGAAACAACATGTCATGTATAAGTGATAACctatttttggggggggggtctttgttTTCTAGTGTTGTAGACTATGAGTGTGGGTGATGGAGGACAATCAATGTGGGGACGTGGACTACCTGATCCAAGATGAGGACACCCTCATTGAAGGAGTCAGCAACCAGGTCTTATTAGTTGTGGTGCTCAGCATCACCTTCCTTGCAGGCATcctcaccctgctctgcaggTAATCAGCTAAATCACACCAATATTATCCTAAGTTAATGTTAAACACTTTATATGATACAGATAAAGTTACCCTTAAAGGTTGGGGAAACTCTGATTGAAAATTTTAGTTATCTAATTCATTGAAAGCAGCCTGTACAAGCATCTCTTGTACATTGACCCAGGTGGCACATATTTACGTGTGTTTATAAAAATGACATTGACAGGttatgtaaaaataataaaagttttGATTGCTTCTTTACAACAGGCTCTTTCTGGCCAAATAATACTACAGTTATTAAcgctttgctttgtgttttgcaAAATATTTCCATAAAGTTTGATTGTCAAACATCCTGATAGTTTGCACAGTCAAACACAATGGTGCTGTTCTATTTTCGTCGGTGTCAGCTGATGAATATTGATGCCAGATGTTTGCTCTTTGTCCTGTTGTAGAGAAGTGCAGcagaacatccatcctgagaatCAGGAGCACGTCCGAGCTGTCAGACAACAACTCCAAACAGAGCAGGTACTAGCAGCTTTCTAGCTAAATAGTTCATAGGATACATAGGAcgatacaaacaacacaaattcaTAAACGTGTATATTTTGAACTATATGACTGTATTCATTTTCAAATTGAACTTGCAAAGACATCAAAAGCAACagaatgtttcttttaaaaagttTGAAAGTATTTGAAAGCTCTGAGAAATATGTGGAAAGGTGTCTGCTGCCAAATGAGGACAGGAAATTGTAAAAGGGTTATGGTTCTTAAAATGAACCACAAACCAATTCCActcatttcagaaaaaaaatgtagttctaataaatataatatgcaGGTGGGAAATAAGGTAGTCGCATTTTATCGTGATGTTTTCAGTAAGAGGGCGAATTTCAAAATCATTTGTTTTAGGATTATgattttaaagatttgttttaattttcagGATGAAGGTCCTCAGGCGGAGGCCCGGCAGCAGTATTACACAGACATGTCTTGTCCTGTGTGTTTACAGCAGGCTGTTCTGCCCGTGGAAACCAACTGTGGACATCTCTTCTGTGGTAAGACGATTGGACAGATCCTGGAAATGCTCTGAATGCCAAAATAGACCGACTTGTGTACCTAGTGCCTTTTGTTTTCCTGCATAGGCTCCTGCATTATAGCGTACTGGAGGTATGGCACCTGGCTGGGTGCTATCCACTGCCCCATCTGCAGACAAATGGTGAGGCATGTAATAAATCATGGCTGTAGAATagttattggtttatttttgcgTGCCAGACAACAGGTAGCTGTTACTGTctcttgcttgcacatccatcCACAAAGATACGTTCTGTGAAGCTATTATTTCATCTTTTTAGACTTGCACTTGTTTTTTCCCAGTTCTGAAATACCTTTCTTCAGTttgattgttttctgttattgtcAAAATCACTGTCAAAAACAAGTGGTGATAATAGACCTGATCTGACCCTCAGAAAGCCCATGAACCTCTCCCACCTGCTTAGTCCAAGGTTGAGGTCTCTTTTCATCACAAtgttactttttcttttctcacttaTTTTTATATGTTTCCAGAAATGGAGTTATTTCCTTAAGCATCAATGTATTaagtttaatttgtttcttCCATTTCCCAGGTAACATTGCTCTTCCCACTATTTCATGAGCAAGCTTCCCCTGAGACGGTCCAGGATGGCGAGGCAGAACCTCAGCTCATATTACGAGACGTCAACGATTACAACCGCAGGTTCTCAGGCCAGCCGAGATCTGTGAGTATAATACATGCCAATTCATATTTAGGCTGCAGCAGTTAGGTTAGCTCGGCCTACTTAACACAACATTCATTTTCAATTACCTATACATATCTGTGACGAGCAAATAAGCAATTCTTGTAATATTTTAATATGCTGAAGATGCTAAAAGAGACGCCTTCGTTGTCCTTGCATTGATGTTAAAAATGTTGTCAGATACTTTCCCTCCAAAATGCATGGAATACGTTTCACTGCTGGTAAGAGATTATGGTTCAGGGGAGTTAATTTCAAacaattttttataatatt
Proteins encoded in this window:
- the rnf170 gene encoding E3 ubiquitin-protein ligase RNF170; the protein is MEDNQCGDVDYLIQDEDTLIEGVSNQVLLVVVLSITFLAGILTLLCREVQQNIHPENQEHVRAVRQQLQTEQDEGPQAEARQQYYTDMSCPVCLQQAVLPVETNCGHLFCGSCIIAYWRYGTWLGAIHCPICRQMVTLLFPLFHEQASPETVQDGEAEPQLILRDVNDYNRRFSGQPRSFMDRLRDVPTLLRHAFREMFSMGGLFWMFRIRILLCIVGALTYLASPLDILPEALFGLLGFMDDFFVILLLFVYISIMYREVVTQRLNG